The following are from one region of the Nicotiana tomentosiformis chromosome 7, ASM39032v3, whole genome shotgun sequence genome:
- the LOC138895867 gene encoding uncharacterized protein, whose protein sequence is MEQDYFSFVRKCHQCQIHSDLISPPPSELHPMSAPWTFFACGIDIIGPIQPKATNGHRCILVTIDYFTKWVEVVTFKAVTKKSVVDFMHSNIICHFGIQKNYHYRHSTNLSSYLMRELVKDSYINKE, encoded by the exons ATGGAGCAGGATTATTTCAGTTTTGtccgcaagtgtcaccaatgccaaatTCATAGTGATCTGATTAGTCCTCCTCCTTCTGAGTTGCATCCTATGTCTGCTCCTTGGACTTTTTTCGCTTGTGGCATAGATATCATTGGGCCAATTCAACCAAAAGCCACAAATGGTCATAGATGCATCTTAGTCACCAttgactacttcacaaaatgggtagAAGTAGTCACTTTCAAGGCAGTCACCAAGAAATCAGTAGTAGATTTTATGCACTCCAACATTATTTGTCATTTTGGTATCCAAAAAAACTATCATTACAGACATTCTACCAATTTGAGTAGTTATCTGATGAGGGAG CTTGTCAAGGACAGTTATATCAACAAAGAATAA